The following are from one region of the Balnearium lithotrophicum genome:
- the dxs gene encoding 1-deoxy-D-xylulose-5-phosphate synthase, with product MVLEKVNYPEDIKKLTEEELNLLADEIRKFIISVVERTGGHLASSLGVVELTIALLRVFSPPKDEIVWDVGHQSYPYKILTGRKKVFHTLRQYGGISGFPSIKESKYDAFGTGHSSTSISAALGIKIGKKLKGEEGHVIAVIGDGALTAGEAYEGLNNAGQLGEDLIVILNDNEMSISKNIGAISNYLTKLTTGESLRKAKERLENVTKKLFGEKVYKGLKRVEDLIVKGLFPPGMLFEELGFRYVGPIDGHDIPTLITTLNNVSKLKGPTLVHVLTKKGKGYAPAEERPDKFHGVSPKSKKKENLPPTYTEVFSKTLIEIAESDSDVVGITAAMPSGTGLDRFKERFPERYFDVGIAEQHAVTFAAGLAKKGLKPVVAIYSTFLQRAYDQIIHDVALQELPVIFAIDRAGLVGEDGATHHGAFDLSYLRIIPNIVVAAPKDEEELRHLLYTAIYSGKPFAVRYPRGRGYGIPIREPLKKIDIGTWEVLREGKDLVILATGWPVYQALKAAENLEKIGLNVTVVNARFVKPLDEKLLNQIAREFKLIVTVEENVVKGGFGSAVNEYLASWYTGRVFNLGLPDKFIEHGNQNLLRHLVGIDSEGIEKFAKDILTKKVLQK from the coding sequence TTGGTTTTGGAAAAAGTTAACTACCCAGAGGATATAAAAAAACTAACTGAAGAGGAACTAAACTTACTGGCAGATGAAATTAGGAAGTTCATCATATCTGTAGTTGAAAGGACAGGTGGCCATTTAGCATCATCCTTAGGGGTGGTTGAACTTACAATAGCCCTCTTGAGGGTCTTTTCTCCACCTAAGGATGAGATTGTCTGGGATGTAGGACACCAATCCTACCCTTACAAAATTCTCACAGGTAGAAAGAAAGTTTTCCACACGTTGAGACAGTATGGAGGAATCTCCGGATTTCCATCGATAAAGGAGAGTAAGTACGATGCATTTGGAACGGGACACAGTTCTACTTCAATTTCCGCTGCTCTTGGAATCAAAATAGGGAAAAAGTTAAAAGGAGAGGAAGGACACGTTATAGCCGTTATTGGTGATGGAGCTCTCACTGCAGGAGAGGCCTACGAGGGACTTAACAATGCAGGTCAGTTAGGAGAGGACTTAATCGTCATACTAAACGATAACGAAATGTCGATTTCAAAGAATATCGGGGCTATTTCAAACTACTTAACAAAACTTACAACGGGAGAGAGTTTAAGGAAGGCAAAGGAAAGACTTGAGAACGTTACAAAGAAGCTCTTTGGGGAAAAAGTCTACAAAGGATTAAAAAGGGTTGAGGACCTAATTGTAAAGGGACTCTTCCCCCCTGGAATGCTCTTTGAGGAGTTGGGTTTTAGGTATGTTGGTCCCATAGATGGACACGATATTCCTACATTAATTACAACGTTAAACAACGTTTCAAAGTTAAAGGGTCCTACACTTGTTCACGTTCTCACTAAAAAGGGAAAGGGGTACGCTCCTGCCGAGGAGAGGCCTGACAAGTTTCACGGAGTTTCACCAAAGTCCAAAAAGAAGGAAAACTTACCTCCAACCTATACGGAAGTTTTCTCAAAAACATTGATAGAAATTGCAGAGTCTGACAGTGACGTTGTAGGTATAACTGCTGCTATGCCTTCTGGTACGGGACTTGATAGATTTAAAGAGAGGTTCCCTGAAAGGTACTTTGATGTGGGAATAGCTGAGCAGCATGCTGTTACATTTGCTGCAGGTCTTGCAAAGAAGGGATTAAAGCCTGTCGTTGCAATCTATTCAACATTTCTTCAAAGAGCTTATGACCAGATAATTCACGATGTAGCACTTCAGGAACTTCCAGTTATCTTTGCAATTGATAGGGCAGGGCTTGTTGGAGAGGATGGAGCAACTCACCATGGAGCCTTTGACCTTTCCTACTTGAGGATTATTCCAAACATAGTTGTTGCTGCTCCTAAGGATGAGGAGGAGCTCCGTCACCTTCTCTACACTGCCATCTACTCGGGTAAACCCTTTGCCGTCAGATATCCCCGTGGTAGAGGATATGGAATTCCGATAAGGGAGCCTTTGAAGAAAATTGATATTGGTACATGGGAGGTTTTAAGAGAGGGAAAGGATTTGGTTATTCTTGCAACGGGATGGCCGGTTTATCAAGCCTTAAAGGCAGCTGAAAATTTGGAAAAAATCGGACTAAACGTTACTGTAGTTAATGCTCGCTTTGTAAAACCACTTGATGAAAAACTTTTAAACCAAATAGCCAGGGAATTTAAATTAATAGTAACTGTTGAGGAAAATGTCGTTAAGGGAGGTTTCGGTTCTGCTGTAAATGAGTATTTGGCATCCTGGTACACAGGAAGGGTTTTTAATTTAGGATTACCGGACAAGTTTATAGAACATGGAAATCAAAACTTACTACGCCATTTGGTAGGAATAGATTCAGAAGGTATTGAGAAATTTGCTAAGGATATTTTGACTAAAAAAGTATTACAAAAATAA
- a CDS encoding polyprenyl synthetase family protein produces MDLKEYLRKRKKIVDEEILKLLPSEPEYGKRLYEAVRYSLTVGGKRLRPILCMAGCEVVGGRFEEAITPACAIEMIHTYSLIHDDLPAMDNDTLRRGAPTTWVKFGEATAILAGDALLNRAFEVLSEWNFDCERKVRVISEISRASGMLGMVLGQQCDIDAEGRSDVSLEELLFIHKHKTGRLITASVVSGGITGGGSEEEIGALRKYGNHIGLAFQITDDVLDVVGDEKKIGKNVGSDFEKGKVTFVTFFGVDGALERAKEEIERAVEVLRIFDVEKREPLEKIARFIVEREY; encoded by the coding sequence ATGGATTTAAAGGAATACTTAAGGAAGAGGAAGAAAATTGTAGATGAGGAAATTTTAAAGCTCCTACCTTCCGAACCTGAGTACGGAAAGAGACTTTACGAGGCTGTAAGGTACTCCTTAACGGTAGGTGGAAAGAGGTTAAGGCCTATTCTCTGTATGGCAGGTTGTGAAGTTGTCGGAGGAAGATTTGAGGAGGCAATTACCCCTGCCTGTGCAATTGAAATGATTCATACGTACTCTCTCATCCACGACGATTTACCTGCCATGGACAACGATACGCTGAGGAGGGGAGCTCCCACGACTTGGGTAAAGTTTGGGGAGGCTACTGCTATTCTTGCAGGTGATGCCCTTTTAAACAGAGCTTTTGAGGTTCTCTCTGAGTGGAATTTTGATTGTGAAAGAAAGGTTAGGGTTATCTCAGAAATTTCAAGAGCCTCTGGAATGTTGGGGATGGTCCTGGGGCAGCAGTGCGACATTGATGCAGAGGGAAGGAGTGATGTTTCCTTGGAGGAGCTCCTTTTTATTCATAAACACAAAACGGGAAGGCTCATAACAGCTTCTGTTGTCTCTGGGGGAATAACTGGAGGAGGAAGTGAGGAGGAGATAGGAGCTCTTAGGAAGTACGGAAACCACATAGGTTTGGCCTTCCAGATAACTGATGACGTTTTGGATGTTGTTGGTGATGAGAAGAAGATAGGTAAAAACGTTGGTTCTGACTTTGAAAAGGGAAAGGTTACCTTTGTTACGTTTTTCGGAGTTGACGGAGCTCTTGAAAGGGCAAAAGAGGAGATTGAAAGGGCAGTTGAAGTTTTAAGGATTTTTGATGTGGAAAAGAGGGAACCCTTGGAGAAAATAGCACGATTTATTGTTGAGAGAGAGTATTAA
- the plsY gene encoding glycerol-3-phosphate 1-O-acyltransferase PlsY, with the protein MSYFLVFLVSFLLGSIPFGYIVGRIKGVDVRKYGSGNIGATNVSRVLGKKYGALVLFLDALKGALPVLILKYSGFSAELQVFSGLSAILGHCFSPFLSFRGGKGVATGLGAFLVISPKITLLAFTVFLIVFFTTRYVSLSSITAALSYPVLYKILDKPSELSFIFVSLSSLVIVLKHYSNIKRLLKGEEKKYV; encoded by the coding sequence ATGAGCTATTTTCTCGTATTTTTAGTTTCATTCCTGTTGGGTTCCATTCCTTTTGGTTACATAGTTGGAAGAATAAAGGGAGTTGATGTTAGAAAGTATGGAAGTGGAAATATTGGAGCAACCAACGTTTCGAGGGTTTTAGGAAAGAAGTACGGAGCTCTCGTTCTTTTCCTTGATGCATTAAAGGGAGCCCTTCCTGTTTTAATTTTAAAGTACTCGGGATTTTCTGCTGAACTTCAGGTATTTTCAGGACTTTCAGCTATTTTAGGCCACTGCTTTTCTCCGTTTCTCTCCTTTAGGGGCGGGAAGGGAGTTGCAACAGGTTTAGGTGCTTTTTTGGTAATTTCACCGAAGATTACACTTCTTGCTTTTACTGTATTTCTAATCGTTTTTTTCACAACACGATACGTTTCCCTTTCCTCAATAACCGCTGCACTATCCTATCCAGTTCTTTACAAAATTTTAGACAAGCCCTCTGAACTGTCGTTTATATTTGTCTCACTTTCCTCCCTTGTTATAGTTTTAAAACACTACAGCAACATCAAGAGGCTTTTAAAGGGAGAGGAGAAAAAGTACGTATGA
- the pgsA gene encoding CDP-diacylglycerol--glycerol-3-phosphate 3-phosphatidyltransferase, with protein sequence MERVKTVPNLLTFIRILLLPFIVLFTVKGYFKISLVLFLLSSITDFLDGYIARKSRSVTNLGILLDPIADKLLTSSTLISLAYVKLCDPYSVITIVGREEAVTGMRAIAASRGIVIPASKGGKLKTVLIMSSIVLLLSGFKVLGELLLIISTFVALYTGIVYFVNFFKVIKENGK encoded by the coding sequence ATGGAGAGGGTCAAAACTGTTCCAAACTTACTAACATTTATTAGGATTCTCCTTCTTCCCTTTATCGTCCTTTTTACGGTAAAGGGATACTTTAAAATTTCCCTTGTTCTCTTTTTACTTTCATCAATTACCGATTTCTTGGACGGTTACATTGCAAGGAAGAGCAGGTCTGTTACTAACTTAGGAATACTTCTTGACCCTATTGCTGATAAGCTTTTGACCTCATCAACGCTAATCTCTCTTGCCTATGTGAAGCTCTGTGACCCCTACTCTGTAATTACGATTGTTGGGAGGGAGGAAGCCGTTACTGGAATGAGGGCGATAGCTGCATCGAGGGGCATTGTTATTCCTGCCTCAAAGGGAGGAAAGTTAAAAACGGTCCTTATAATGAGTTCAATAGTTCTTCTTTTATCAGGGTTTAAAGTGCTGGGGGAATTACTTCTTATTATCTCGACGTTCGTGGCACTCTATACCGGAATTGTTTACTTTGTTAACTTCTTTAAAGTCATTAAGGAGAACGGAAAATGA
- the dnaN gene encoding DNA polymerase III subunit beta: protein MQIRVSKLKMRDAVKLTASAADKRGTIPILSNILLEAEDNLLRLTATNLEVGISTVVDCSVEKEGRTTVNANKATKLFSSLTGNEITLEAGDSKLIVRSANSRFSLATLPPDEFPEIELPENFTVKLPSEEIDRALKKVSYAASTDEARYILTGVLLRSLGDRLHAVATDGHRLALYEVFVPSEEFSAILPKKSLSELKKVLREGEEVDFVEMNNKLFLRSGDTIMWTSLIEGEYPDYLSVIPESNPISFVADREELLSALKEVSIIFDKEEVRAVVFNLNENSLTLNTKKLEGEYSEEAEVTIPVEYSGEPFTISFNIVHMIESISSFDASSIKFQMSEPLSPVLITSDEEIQLKNVVMPMKI, encoded by the coding sequence ATGCAAATTAGGGTATCCAAACTAAAGATGAGGGATGCTGTAAAATTAACGGCGTCGGCGGCTGACAAAAGAGGAACAATTCCTATTCTTTCAAATATTCTCCTTGAGGCTGAGGACAACTTACTAAGGCTCACGGCGACAAATTTGGAGGTTGGAATATCCACAGTTGTGGATTGTTCTGTGGAAAAAGAAGGAAGAACAACAGTAAATGCAAACAAAGCAACAAAGCTCTTTTCATCCTTAACGGGAAATGAAATTACTTTAGAGGCGGGAGATTCAAAACTCATCGTTCGCTCGGCAAATTCAAGATTTTCACTTGCTACTCTTCCTCCTGATGAATTTCCAGAGATAGAACTCCCGGAGAACTTCACAGTTAAGCTTCCCTCAGAGGAGATAGACAGAGCTCTCAAAAAGGTATCCTATGCGGCAAGTACAGATGAGGCCCGTTACATATTAACTGGAGTTCTTCTAAGGTCTTTGGGTGACAGGCTTCATGCAGTAGCCACAGACGGCCACAGATTGGCCCTCTACGAGGTTTTTGTCCCTTCTGAGGAGTTTAGTGCTATTTTGCCAAAAAAATCCCTCAGTGAGCTTAAAAAGGTTCTCAGAGAGGGTGAGGAAGTGGACTTTGTTGAAATGAACAATAAGCTCTTCCTGAGAAGCGGAGATACAATTATGTGGACCTCTCTAATAGAGGGAGAGTATCCGGATTACCTATCGGTTATCCCCGAGAGCAATCCCATTTCCTTTGTTGCGGACAGGGAAGAGCTCCTATCGGCCCTTAAGGAGGTTTCAATCATTTTTGACAAGGAAGAAGTAAGGGCAGTTGTATTCAACTTAAACGAAAACAGTTTAACGCTCAATACGAAAAAGTTAGAGGGAGAGTATTCTGAGGAGGCAGAGGTAACAATACCTGTTGAATACTCAGGAGAGCCTTTCACGATAAGCTTTAATATTGTTCATATGATTGAATCGATTAGTTCCTTTGATGCTTCCTCTATAAAATTTCAAATGAGTGAACCTTTAAGTCCTGTTCTCATTACCTCTGATGAAGAAATACAGCTTAAAAACGTTGTTATGCCTATGAAAATTTGA
- the dnaA gene encoding chromosomal replication initiator protein DnaA, protein MVNNFFEEFLRNIRKRTKQSLFKTLFSKLELIDINENTLRLKVKDKVAKNLIIKHHLGLLREVAEKTYGRKLEVELISSEELNQPQQLELDLFKTKGEERRETFKSNLNPKYTFENFVVGASNQFAHAAALAVAENPGRAYNPLFIYGGVGLGKTHLMQAIGNFILRNNPGKKVVYLTTETFMNQLIEALKSDNIQEFKERYRNVDVLLIDDIQFIGGKERTQIEFFHTFNALYDAGKQVVITSDRPPKDIPTLTERLRSRFEWGLIADIQPPDFETRVAILKRKAEEEGIEVSDKVIKLIASIIKSNIRQLEGALIKLKAKSNLEGKPINEKLVRELFSEERSSEDREKALREVSLNTIKKLVGKELKVDVELLEGPSRKKNIAFARQIAMYLSKKVGNYPYTQIASAFNRDDHTTVIHAVRKVEEMINSDESVKQLVNNLELRIREAIERRLQVIHSTVDNYVDNYVDNKIDVDNSNDS, encoded by the coding sequence GTGGTAAACAACTTCTTTGAGGAGTTCTTGAGGAATATAAGGAAAAGAACCAAACAGAGCCTCTTTAAGACCCTTTTTAGTAAATTGGAGCTCATAGATATTAATGAGAACACCTTAAGGCTTAAGGTAAAGGATAAAGTGGCCAAGAATTTAATAATAAAGCACCATTTAGGACTTTTAAGAGAAGTAGCTGAGAAAACGTACGGGAGAAAGCTTGAGGTAGAGCTCATTTCCTCAGAAGAGCTAAATCAGCCTCAACAGTTGGAGCTTGACCTATTTAAAACGAAAGGTGAAGAAAGGAGAGAAACTTTTAAATCAAATCTAAACCCAAAGTATACTTTTGAAAACTTTGTCGTTGGAGCAAGTAACCAGTTTGCCCACGCTGCGGCTCTGGCAGTTGCGGAAAATCCGGGAAGGGCCTACAACCCCCTATTCATATACGGTGGAGTAGGACTTGGGAAAACCCACCTTATGCAGGCAATTGGGAACTTCATTTTAAGAAACAATCCGGGAAAAAAGGTAGTTTATCTAACAACAGAAACTTTTATGAATCAGCTGATAGAAGCATTGAAGTCCGATAACATTCAAGAGTTTAAAGAAAGGTACAGAAACGTTGATGTTCTCCTGATAGACGATATTCAGTTCATAGGAGGGAAGGAAAGAACTCAGATAGAGTTTTTCCACACCTTCAATGCCCTTTACGATGCAGGAAAACAGGTTGTAATAACCAGTGATAGACCCCCGAAGGACATTCCGACGTTAACTGAGAGGCTGAGGAGTAGGTTTGAATGGGGACTCATAGCAGATATTCAACCACCGGACTTTGAAACAAGAGTTGCAATTTTAAAGAGGAAAGCTGAGGAAGAGGGAATAGAGGTAAGTGATAAGGTTATTAAACTCATTGCCTCAATAATTAAGTCAAACATAAGACAGCTTGAGGGTGCCCTCATAAAGCTCAAGGCGAAATCAAACTTAGAGGGAAAGCCGATAAATGAGAAACTTGTGAGGGAGCTCTTCTCTGAGGAGAGAAGCAGTGAAGATAGAGAAAAGGCCCTTAGAGAGGTTTCATTAAATACAATTAAAAAGCTGGTAGGAAAGGAATTGAAAGTGGATGTTGAACTACTTGAAGGTCCTTCAAGAAAGAAGAATATCGCATTTGCAAGACAAATAGCGATGTACCTATCGAAAAAGGTGGGAAACTATCCCTACACACAGATAGCATCAGCATTTAACAGGGACGACCATACAACAGTAATTCACGCAGTCAGAAAGGTTGAGGAGATGATAAATTCCGATGAATCGGTAAAACAGTTGGTCAACAACTTAGAGCTAAGGATAAGAGAAGCTATAGAAAGAAGACTGCAAGTTATCCACAGTACTGTGGATAACTATGTGGATAATTATGTGGATAACAAAATTGATGTGGATAACTCAAATGATAGTTAG
- a CDS encoding glycosyltransferase family 4 protein, which translates to MKILHVDTEKGWRGGEQQLLYLVKGLREKGITSAVACRTGDELFKKCKKEGIETVPLKGNQTSDILRLGYIGRKFDIIHAHSAKGHTISALSKKLHRKPVVYTRRVDYRPRKNRLTYLKYKNTDKIVSITEAVRRIVLESFPFLTNRTEVIYSSVDVRDIERKVKSEIVENIKKELNGNPTVGTLAALTEQKDIPNLIEASKKVLEKLTNGKFFVFGEGKLRKKLQKIINSKGISKSFILYGFVDDIVNYTKALDVFVLPSKNEGLGSSLLVAMVLKVPVVSTNVGGTGEVVENEETGLLVPPNNPELLADAIVRIVTDRELSNHLVEKAYNLVTKKFSVDRMVNSYVELYREVLSGKQLL; encoded by the coding sequence ATGAAAATTCTACACGTTGACACAGAAAAAGGGTGGAGAGGAGGAGAGCAGCAGCTCCTTTACTTAGTCAAAGGGTTGAGAGAAAAGGGGATAACCTCAGCTGTAGCCTGCAGAACAGGAGACGAACTGTTTAAAAAGTGTAAAAAGGAAGGAATAGAGACTGTCCCTTTAAAGGGAAATCAAACGTCTGACATTTTGAGATTGGGCTATATAGGAAGAAAGTTTGACATTATCCATGCCCACTCTGCAAAGGGACACACGATTTCAGCCCTTTCGAAAAAACTACACAGGAAACCTGTAGTTTATACAAGGAGAGTCGATTACAGACCGAGGAAAAATAGACTTACCTATTTAAAATATAAGAATACAGACAAAATAGTTTCAATAACAGAAGCTGTAAGAAGAATAGTGTTGGAAAGTTTTCCATTTTTAACGAACAGAACAGAAGTTATTTACTCTTCGGTTGATGTAAGGGACATAGAGAGAAAAGTAAAAAGTGAAATAGTTGAAAATATTAAAAAAGAACTTAATGGAAATCCGACAGTTGGAACGCTTGCAGCTCTAACGGAACAAAAAGACATCCCCAATCTAATAGAGGCATCTAAAAAGGTTTTAGAGAAACTTACCAATGGAAAGTTTTTCGTTTTTGGTGAGGGAAAACTGAGGAAAAAACTCCAGAAAATTATAAATAGTAAGGGAATCTCTAAAAGTTTTATTCTCTACGGATTTGTGGATGATATTGTTAATTATACAAAGGCATTAGACGTTTTTGTTCTACCATCAAAAAACGAGGGGCTTGGAAGTTCCCTGCTTGTAGCAATGGTACTCAAGGTTCCTGTTGTTTCAACCAACGTTGGTGGAACGGGTGAGGTTGTTGAAAACGAAGAGACGGGACTCTTAGTACCTCCAAACAACCCAGAACTCTTAGCCGATGCAATAGTCAGAATAGTGACGGATAGAGAACTTTCAAATCACTTGGTTGAGAAAGCTTACAATCTTGTTACAAAGAAGTTTTCAGTTGATAGAATGGTAAACTCTTATGTGGAGCTCTACCGGGAGGTTCTTAGTGGTAAACAACTTCTTTGA
- a CDS encoding proline--tRNA ligase yields MRFSRAFIPTLKEAPADAEIPSHKLLIRAGFIRKVASGLYDILPLGALVVRKIIRVIREEMDRAGAQEVILPIMHPAELWIESGRWDVYGKEMVKFKDRHGRDYSLAPTAEEVITDLVRREVKSYKDLPLNLYQIGRKFRDEIRPRFGLMRAREFIMKDAYSFHATDEDAEREYWNMYETYSRIFKRMGLEFKAVEADTGEIGGKFSHEFMVIADTGEGKLVYCEKCGYAASTEKAEQFKPEPPKDRESRFKPLEKVHTPNVKRIDEVSEFLNVPPENILKLLVYIVDGKPVAVAVRGDREVEETKLKRALGGKEVRLATDEEIENFTGQPKGFLSPLGLNIPVFADYSVTQMVNFVAGAGEKDYHLKNVNWGRDFKVEDFIDVSEVRGGQPCPKCGAPLVEKRGIEVGHIFKLGTKYSEAMGATFVDENGEEKPIIMGCYGIGVTRVMAAAVEQNYDENGIVWPKEIAPFEVIVIPVNVKKEEISEVSERIYSELQRNKIDVILDDRNARPGFKFKDADLIGIPYQVIVGKKVQEGIVEVKERRTGDRVEVKVDEVVEYLTEKLR; encoded by the coding sequence ATGAGGTTTTCAAGGGCATTCATACCCACTTTGAAGGAAGCACCTGCAGATGCTGAGATTCCAAGCCACAAGCTCTTGATAAGGGCTGGATTCATAAGAAAGGTAGCTTCTGGCCTTTACGATATTCTGCCTTTGGGAGCTTTAGTTGTAAGGAAGATTATTCGGGTAATAAGGGAGGAGATGGATAGGGCAGGGGCACAGGAAGTTATCCTTCCCATTATGCACCCTGCGGAGCTCTGGATTGAAAGTGGAAGGTGGGACGTTTACGGAAAGGAGATGGTCAAGTTTAAGGATAGACACGGCAGGGACTACTCACTGGCACCAACAGCTGAGGAGGTTATAACGGACCTTGTAAGGAGGGAAGTTAAGTCCTACAAGGACCTACCTTTGAATCTCTACCAGATTGGTAGGAAGTTCAGGGATGAGATAAGGCCAAGATTTGGACTTATGAGAGCTCGTGAGTTCATAATGAAGGATGCCTACTCCTTCCATGCAACCGACGAGGATGCAGAAAGGGAGTACTGGAACATGTACGAGACCTACTCGAGAATTTTTAAGAGAATGGGGCTCGAATTTAAGGCCGTTGAAGCCGATACGGGGGAGATAGGCGGAAAGTTCTCCCACGAGTTTATGGTTATTGCAGATACAGGTGAGGGAAAACTTGTTTACTGTGAAAAGTGTGGATACGCTGCAAGTACAGAAAAGGCAGAGCAGTTTAAGCCAGAACCTCCAAAAGACAGGGAATCAAGGTTTAAACCTTTAGAAAAAGTTCATACGCCGAACGTAAAGAGAATTGATGAGGTTTCGGAATTTCTAAACGTTCCACCTGAAAACATACTAAAGCTCTTAGTTTACATCGTTGATGGAAAGCCTGTTGCCGTTGCTGTTAGGGGAGACAGGGAAGTTGAAGAAACAAAGTTGAAGAGGGCTTTGGGCGGAAAGGAAGTACGACTTGCAACAGACGAAGAGATTGAAAACTTTACAGGACAGCCTAAGGGATTTCTATCTCCTTTAGGTCTTAACATTCCGGTATTTGCAGACTACTCTGTAACTCAAATGGTCAACTTTGTTGCCGGAGCAGGTGAGAAGGATTACCACCTAAAGAACGTCAACTGGGGAAGGGATTTTAAGGTTGAGGACTTTATCGATGTTTCGGAGGTTAGGGGAGGACAGCCCTGTCCTAAGTGTGGAGCTCCCTTAGTTGAGAAGAGGGGAATTGAAGTTGGCCACATTTTTAAACTTGGAACAAAGTACAGTGAGGCTATGGGGGCAACTTTTGTTGATGAGAATGGAGAGGAGAAGCCGATTATCATGGGCTGTTACGGAATAGGAGTTACGAGGGTAATGGCTGCTGCGGTTGAGCAGAACTACGATGAAAATGGGATAGTCTGGCCTAAGGAGATAGCCCCGTTTGAGGTTATTGTTATTCCTGTTAACGTTAAAAAGGAGGAAATCTCTGAGGTTTCTGAGAGAATATACTCGGAGCTCCAGAGGAACAAAATTGACGTTATATTGGACGACAGGAATGCAAGGCCCGGGTTTAAGTTTAAGGATGCAGACCTTATAGGAATTCCCTACCAGGTGATTGTTGGAAAGAAAGTTCAGGAGGGAATAGTTGAAGTTAAAGAGAGAAGGACAGGGGATAGAGTTGAGGTGAAGGTTGATGAGGTTGTTGAATACTTGACTGAAAAACTCAGATAG
- a CDS encoding RecB family exonuclease encodes MEYKKQVELGHLRPWSFSKVQKAKKCQYEFFFRYVEKLEPKERADFLILGSGVHYVLENALNRVLKEGKPLRKELLFEYAEDFKKEEPLADVNSIKTFFPNIVKFVNGQLRRIENTSFVASEIELAVDSSFSTVDYSSRNVFLRGKLDFLFSNGDTLYIIDHKTNRSWEFNNKIKTQLRWYALLASAKFPQFNRFALEVHNVRYGTIKRIIFTKRDLEAFKVKLIPLIEVIERDFIGKGFSELQPQPSEFNCRWCEYRDVCPIYRE; translated from the coding sequence GTGGAATACAAGAAACAAGTTGAATTGGGGCATTTGAGACCTTGGTCCTTTTCCAAGGTTCAAAAGGCCAAAAAGTGCCAGTACGAGTTCTTCTTTAGATACGTTGAAAAGTTGGAACCAAAGGAAAGGGCCGATTTTCTTATTTTAGGAAGTGGCGTTCACTACGTCCTTGAAAATGCATTGAACAGGGTTTTAAAAGAGGGGAAGCCCTTAAGGAAGGAACTTCTATTTGAATATGCTGAGGACTTTAAAAAAGAGGAACCTTTGGCCGATGTTAACTCCATAAAAACCTTCTTTCCAAACATCGTTAAATTTGTAAACGGTCAGCTGAGGAGAATTGAGAATACCTCATTTGTTGCCTCTGAAATTGAGCTTGCCGTTGATTCCTCCTTTTCCACCGTTGATTACTCCTCAAGAAACGTTTTCTTGAGGGGTAAGTTGGATTTTCTCTTTTCAAACGGTGACACCCTCTACATAATAGACCATAAGACAAACAGGAGCTGGGAGTTCAACAATAAGATAAAAACCCAACTTAGGTGGTATGCACTCCTTGCAAGTGCAAAGTTTCCACAGTTTAACAGGTTTGCCTTAGAGGTCCACAACGTAAGGTATGGAACCATAAAGAGGATAATTTTTACAAAGAGAGACCTTGAAGCGTTCAAGGTAAAACTAATTCCACTTATTGAAGTTATAGAGAGGGATTTTATTGGAAAGGGATTCTCTGAGCTCCAACCTCAGCCGAGTGAGTTTAACTGCAGGTGGTGCGAGTACCGGGATGTTTGTCCTATCTACAGGGAGTAA
- a CDS encoding DUF2062 domain-containing protein, with protein sequence MKKLKEALSLKFYLKKLLELKDRPDETAKGLALGVFVGFLPINGFQVLVAVTIAAVTRVSKIAAAIGTHVTNPWTTIPVLILDYYVGCLLLNKKACIPHVDFSSFSSILSSGKEIFIPMFIGGVFLGVIFSILSYFGVKKLLEREVNVVKNYVKNIKEKTAD encoded by the coding sequence ATGAAAAAGCTAAAAGAGGCCCTTTCTCTGAAGTTTTACCTGAAGAAACTTTTGGAGCTGAAGGACAGGCCTGATGAAACGGCCAAGGGCTTGGCTTTGGGCGTTTTTGTTGGATTTTTACCTATAAACGGCTTTCAAGTTTTAGTTGCAGTAACAATAGCTGCAGTAACAAGGGTCAGTAAAATCGCAGCTGCCATTGGAACTCACGTTACAAATCCCTGGACAACTATACCCGTTTTAATTCTTGACTACTACGTAGGTTGTTTACTTTTGAATAAAAAGGCGTGTATACCTCATGTTGACTTTAGTTCTTTTAGCTCCATTCTCTCAAGCGGAAAAGAGATTTTCATTCCGATGTTTATCGGTGGGGTATTTTTGGGAGTAATTTTTTCAATTCTTTCCTATTTTGGAGTTAAAAAGCTCCTTGAAAGGGAAGTTAACGTAGTTAAAAACTACGTAAAGAATATAAAGGAAAAAACTGCTGACTGA